The DNA segment CTTTAATATCATATATACCTCCTAAAGGAGGGTTTCCTCGCCTTAACATAATATTTAAAGCTTCTTCTGTTTCATCTTGTGAGTTTTTTACTTCAATATAATCCTTCATAGGAAATAATTCATCTACTATTTTTTTTCCTAAAGATGACTCTGCTTTCTTTTTGAGTTTATCTTTTATTTTAAAATATTCTAATGTATTTAAGGATTTTCCATTTATAATATTCAAATTATTGTACACCTCTCTATGTTACTTTTAATCTATTCGTCTCTATTCATCTTCCTTACTTCTATAATAAGGTTATTTAAAGTAATATTTAATCTATCTATTTCTGATTTAATCTCATAAATTTTTTTGTCAATATATTGGGGTCTTCCATCTTCTTTATATATACCGAGATCTTTTCTCCTTACATGTCCCTCAGTCTTCTTTAATATTACACTAAATTTTCCAGATGCTTCTATTGTAGCTTTTTCTACTTCTTTTTCATCATCTACACCAAATATTCTCAATTCTTGCCTTAAATTATATATATTAAATTTTTCTTTTCTCATATTTTCTTTTAATATTTTTCCATCTTTTATAAGATATCTTGGTCTACCTTCAATTACTTTTGCAACCTTTCTAGATTTATAAGCAACTACAGCCAAAACAACCTCCAGGGCAGCTATTGTAACTAAAACTAATATACCATCATGAAAAGGTATTTTACGTTCTAATGCTACTGCACTCATTATATGACCAATACCAGTCATTAATACAAAATCAAAAGCGCCTAATTCACCTATAGATCTTTTTCCCATAAGTCTTACAGTTAATAAAGCTAAAAAGTAAACACCAATTGCACGTGCCAAATATATTGGATCTTCTACTAAATGTTTATGCATATTTATTCCTCCAGTTTAGATATTAATATATATTCTAAACTTTGGAATAAAATTTATTCTTTATTTATTTATCATATTCGTTTTTTAATTCTTCTAGCTCTTTTTTTATCTTTATTAATTCTACTTGATTTTCAAATAACTTGTTTTGTAATCCATTTATCATTTTTTCACTTTCTTCTAATTCTTTTTCTTTTAATTGTAGAGAATCTTTAAGATCTTTAGCCAATATAGAATTCTTATCATTTTCTTTTTTTACATTATATAGTTCTTCCCTAACTTCATCTCTTTCAGATTTTAACTTCTTAGATTCAATATTTAACTCTGAATTTTCATTTTTAATTCTATCTAACTCTTCAAGGGGTTCTTTAATTTCTTCTTTTAGGTCCTCTAAATCAAGTTTAACCTTATAGTATTCATCAGTTATAGTAAATGCAGTAAGTATTGCTGCCATTGATTGACTAAATTTGTTATTCTTATTTATAATTTCTTTCATCTTTGAATCTATATAGTTAGCAATATGGTTAATATACTCTTCAGACTCTTCTCCTATTACAGTATAATCTTGTCCATTTATTTTTACTATGACTTTTCTTTTTTCAGCCATAACATCCTCTCCTCTTTCATCGTTTATATATTTATTATATAGCTTATATCAATAAATTTAAAGGGTATGGTTTAAACCATACCCTTTAAATTTATTTTCTCAAACTTGCATCAAGTTTATCAATCAATTTTTTTACTATTTTTTGATGAACTTCTGAAACCTCTTCATCTTTTAATGTTTTTTTGCTAGATCTATAAACAATAGAGTATGCTACACTTTTTTTATTTTCTGGTATTTGATCTCCTCTATATATATCAAATAAATTTATTTCTTCAACTAAATCTCCTGAATTTTCTTTTACTATATCTTCTATTTGTTTCACTAAAACTTCCTCATCAACTACTAATGCTATATCTCTAGTGATAGATGGATATTTAGGTAATTCCTTATATTCTCTATCTAATTTAGTTAAATAAGTTAAAATATCTAAATCAATTTCAGTTATATAAGTTCTCTGTTTTAATCCATAATTATTCATAACATCTGGATGAACTTCCCCCATCACTCCTAAAACATGATCTCCCTTCATTATACTAGCACATCTACCGGGATGAAATGTATTATTATTTTCTTCTACAAAATATTCTACATCTTCAATACCAAGTAATGAAAATAGATTATTTAATATACCTTTTAAATAAAAGAAATCTGACGCACCATACATTCCTATAGTTAAATTCTTTATTTCTTGTGGAAGACTTTTTGAATCAATACTTTTTGGTATGAAGATATTGCCAATTTCATAGCTCCAAGCTTTATTTACTCCATATTTATAATTTCTAGCCAATACTTCCAATGTATTTGGAATAAGGGTAGTTCTCATAACACTAAAATCATCACCTAATGGATTTTTAATTTTTACACTTCTTCTTTTTACACTATCTTCTGGCAAATTAATTTTATCATAAGCTTTAGGACTTATAAATGAGTATGTTGTTATTTCATTTATACCTATACCTGTGAGTGAGTTTTTTATATAATCTTCTATTTCTCTTTTTAAACTCTTACCACCTTTAGTTAATACTCCTACGAGTGGTTTAGATTCAATATTATGAAATCCATATATTCTCCCTATTTCTTCTACTAAATCTGTTTCCATTGTTATATCACTTCTAAAAGTAGGAATAGTTGTAACAATATAATCATCTTTTTTAAATGATTTAAGTTCTAAATCATTTAAAATCTTAATCATATCATTAGTATCTAAATTTATTCCTAGCATATCATTTACTTTATTTGGTCTTAATTCAATATTTATTTCATCTGATTTGTTTGGATATATATCAATATTACCCTCTACAATATCTCCAGCACCAATCATCTCTATTAGTTGACATACTCTATTAGCTGCTTTATCTGAAATATTTGCATCTAAATCTTTTTCATATTTTGCTGAAGCATCAGTTCTTATTCCTAATCCCTTTGCAGTAAGTCTTATATTTCTGCCATCAAAATTTGCAGATTCTATAAGTATATTTTTTGTATTAGAATATACTTCTGTATTTTCTCCACCCATTACACCTGCTACTGCAATTGGTTTCTCTACATCTGATATAACTAACATATCTTCTGAAAGTTTTCTTTCTACTGAATCTAATGTAGTTATTTTTTCATCATTTTTTGCATTTCTAACAATTATTTTATCACCATTTATTTTATCTAAATCAAATGCATGTATTGGTTGACCTAACTCAAGCATAACATAATTTGTTATGTCTACTATATTATTTATAGGTCTAATATTTGATTCAACTAATTTCCTTTGTAACCACATAGGAGAAGATTTTACTTTTACATTTTTTACAACTTTAGCATAATATCTATTACATAAATTTTCATTTTTTATTTCAATATTACTTATCAAATTTTTTATATTATCTACCTGATTTTGTATAATAATTTCAGGATATTTTAACTTTCTAGAAAAAGTAGCCGCTGTTTCACGTGCCATACCTATAATACTTAAACAATCTGATCTATTAGGAGTTATCTCAAAGTCTATAACTTCACCTTCAAGTTCTAAAGCTTTTCTTATATCTTCCCCTAAGGTAAACTCTTCATCTAAAATATATATGCCATCTTTTAATTCTTTTGGAATTAAATCCTCTTTTATACCAAGTTCATTAGCTGAACAAAGCATTCCTTTTGATGTTTCTCCTCTTAATTTACCTTTTTTAATTTTTGTACCATCTGGTAGTCTTGCTCCAACTAATGCTACTGGAACATAATCATTTTCTCTTATATTAGTAGCTCCAGTAACTATTTGTAAAATATCTTCTCCAATATCAATCTTAGTTATAACAAGTTTATCAGCATTAGGATGAGGTTTTATTTCTAAAATTTTACCTACCACTACTTTTTTTACACCTTTATCTACTTGTTCAATTGAATCAACATGTGAACCACTCATTGTAAGTTTTTCTGCTAGTTCTCTTGTTTCAATATCTTCTATATCTATATATTCTCTTAGCCATTTAATCGGTATTAACATAATTTTCCTCCTTATTAAAATTGATTTAAAAATCTCATATCATTTTCAAATAATAGTCTAATATTATTTATATTATATTTAACCATTGCAATTCTATCTACACCAAGTCCAAAGGCAAACCCACTATATTCATCTGGATCTAACCCACAATTTTTAAGTACCTGAGGATGAACCATTCCACAACCTAATAATTCCATACTCCATCCTGTACCATTACATGATTTACAGCCTTCTCCCATACATTCTAAACAAGAAACATCTACTTCAGCACTTGGCTCTGTAAAAGGAAAATAATGTGGTCTAAATCTAGTTTTCATTCCTTCTCCAAATAACTCTTTTATAAACATATCTATTGTATGCTTTAAATTTGCCATTGTGATATTTTTATCTATAACTAAACCTTCCAGTTGGTGAAACATTGGTGAATGTGTATCATCTACATCATCAAATCTAAAAGTCCTACCTGCTGATATTATTTTTAAAGGTGGTTTTTTTTCTTTCATAGCTCTAATTTGAACTGGAGAAGTATGTGTTCTAAGTAATATATCATCTGTTATATAAAATGTATCAGTTATATCTCTTGAAGGATGATTTTCAGGAGAATTCAAAGCATCAAAATTATTACTTACAGTTTCAACTTCTGGACCTTCAACTATTTCAAATCCCATATTCAAAAATACATTTTCTAAATTCTCTATTGTTTGCATTAAAGGATGTCTATGTCCTAAATTTAGATTTTTACCTGGCAAAGTAATATCTAACTTTTCTTTTTTAAATTTTTCTTTTTTTCTCTCATTTTCTAAAGTTAATTTTATATCTTTAATTTTATTTTCTAATTCTTCTCTTACCTCATTAACAACCTTACCAATTATAGGTCTTTCTTCTTTAGATAAAGAACCCATACCTCTTAATATCTTAGTAAGCTCTCCTTTTTTTCCTAAATACTTAACTCTAAATTTATCTAAATCAGATAAATTCTTAATCATATTTAATTCTTTTATAGCAATACTTCTTAAATCTTTAATTTTTTCTCTCATTAAAATACTCCTTTCTTTTTTACATAAAATAAAAACCTTCATCTCAAAGAGACGAAGGTTATCCGCGGTACCACTCTTATAGCTATAAAAATATAGCCACTCAAAATTTTAACAGCAAAGCTGGCATAGATCTACTTTTTTCAATCTAGCAGTTCAGAAGTGAACTTCAATATCATCACATATAAGAATATTTGCAGCCAAGATATTCTCTCTCTGTATATGTATCAAATATTTACTCTCTTCATCATAACTTTTAAATATTAATTTATCGATAAGTTCTTATACATAAGATATGCATTTACAGATCCCGTAAGTTCAAAAATATGCCAAAACAATTGAGCATATGCCATTTGCTTACACCCCTTTAATGCTATTTAATTAAATTATAGCACTCAATTAATATAAATACAAGGAGTATACAAGCATAAAATATAAATTTTCTAAATATTTTTTCTTTGTCTTAATACTTCATACATAATTATAGATGAAGCCATAGCAACATTCAATGATTCTGAATTCCCAATCATAGGTATAATTATATTTTCATCACTTAAGTTATATATATCATTTCCTACTCCATTTCCTTCATTTCCTATAATAACTGCTATATTTTTTTTAAAATCAACATCATAGCAATATTTAGATTCATTTAATGTAGTAGCAAAAATTTTTATATCTTTTTCTTTTAACTTTAAAATTGTTTCTTTTATATCTTCTACATGAATTATAGGAATATGAAATAAGGAACCCATTGTGGAACGTAAAACTTTTTGATTATAAACATCAACTGAACCTTTACTTATAATTATACCTGTAGCTCCTAAAGCATCTGCACTTCTTATTATAGTACCCATATTGCCTGGATCTTGTAGTCTATCTAATATTATTATGAAATCTTTCTCAGTGAATATATCTTCTATACTATAATTTTTCATTTTTATAACTGCTAGTATTCCTTGAGGAGTTTCTGTATCCGATACGTCATTAAATAAAGATTCATTAACTTTATATGTTTTATATCTTCCATCTATAAAATCAAGTAATTCTTTACCCATTTGAACATCAAATAATTTATCAGAGTATAAAATATATTCTATATCTTCTTTTGATCTTATAGCATCTTCAACTATTCTAATCCCCTCTATAAAATAAAGCCCTCTTTTTATTCTATTCTTTTTTTTATTTAAACTTCTAACTTCTTTTATGATTTTATTGGATGAACTTTCTATCTCCATATTGTCACCTATTTTTCTAATGTTTTTAAATCTTTATTATGACCAATTACAATTAAAACATCACCTTTATCAATTTTATCATCGGCATAAGGTGTAATATTTATCTCTTCACCATGTCTAATTGCAATAACATTTATTCCATATTTACTTGGTAATTTTAATTGGTTCAATGTTTTTTCTTCCCAATCTTTTAGAGCAGTTACTTCAACAATACTATAATCAGGTGCAAATTCAATATGATCTAATATATTAGAAGATACTAAGCTCCTAGCAACTCTACTTCCCATATCTCTTTCAGGGAATACTACTTTATCTGCTCCTGTCTTTTCTAATACTTTAGCATGAAGTGCATTCTGTGCTTTAGCTATTACAAATTTTATCCCTAATTCTTTTGCCATTAATGTTGCCATTATAGATGCCTGTAAATCCGAACCTATAGTAACTACTGCAACATCAAAATTTCTTACTCCTAGGGACTTAAGTGAGTTTTCATCTATAGCATCTGCTTGAACTGCATAAGTTACTTTATCTGATATTTCCTGTACTTTTTCTTCATTTTTATCTATAGCTAATACATCATAACCTAAATTATAAAGTGTAACAGCAACACTTGTACCAAAACTTCCACAACCTATTACCACAAATTGTTTCATATAAAAACCTCCTATCCTACAGTAATTCTTTCTTTTGGATATCTATATAATCCTTTTTTCTCTTTTCTTCTCTTAGCAAATGCAAATGCCATTGTAAGTGGTCCAAGTCTTCCAATAAACATTGTTATTGCAATTATTACTCTTCCAATATCTGATAAATACGGAGTAAGCCCTCTAGAGAGACCTACTGTACCAAATGCTGATACAGTTTCAAAAGTAATATCTAAAAAACTATATCTTTCTAAATTAGTTTCTGTTAAGGACAATATCATTGTAACTACTATTACTATAAGCAGTCCTATTCCAAGAACTGCAAGAGCCCTAAATATAATTTCTACAGGAATTCTTCTTGCAAATATTTTAACATCACTATCTCCTCTAACAACTGAAATAATAGCTAGTATTACAACTCCTATTGTTGTAGTTTTTATACCACCTGCAGTAGAACCTGGTGATCCTCCTATAAACATAAGTATTATTATCATAAAAGCAGTAGCATTTGTAACTCCCGCCATACTTACACTATTAAAACCTGCTGTTCTAGGAAGTACTGAATGGAAGAACGAAGCCATTACTTTTGAGCCAAATGATAAATTTCCAATAGTTTCAGGATTATTATATTCTACAGCTAAGAATATTACAAATCCTATTAATAAAAGAGCTAAAGTCATAGCTAAAACTACTTTTGTATGTAATAATAATTTTCTAAATTGCCTTGTAGAAGACATATCAAGATAGACTGAATATCCTATACCACCTAATATAACAAGTAAACTTATAGTCCCATTTATAATAGGACTAGTAACGTAAGATTCTAAACTATTACCTATAATATCAAACCCTGCATTACAATAAGCTGATATAGCATGAAATACAGAATACCATAACCCTTTGCCAATACCATATTCAGGTATGAATTTAAAAGATAATAATACAGTTCCTATACCTTCTATCACAAAAGTAGATATTATAATATAACGTGTAAGCTTAACAACTCCTGAAAGTGAAAATTGATTAAGCTCTTCTTGCATTATAAGTCTATCCTTAAGTGTTATCTTTTTTCCTATAAGTAATGGCACTAAAGTTGCCATGGTCATAAATCCTAATCCTCCAATTTGTATTAAAAGAAGAATTACAACTTTACCAAATAGTGACCAATGGGCTGCAGTATTAACCACTACAAGTCCAGTAACAGATACAGCTGAAGTAGCAGTAAAAAATGCATCTATAAATCCAATACTTTTCCCACTAGCAGAAGCCATAGGCAAATTAAGTAATGTTGCTCCTATAAATATTAAAGCAGCAAATCCTAAAACTAATACTTGAGCAGGATTAGATTTTAATTCATTAACTCTATTTTTAAGTTCTATTTTAATCATCCCCTAAAATCATCTATTAACAATTAATTTCCATTATATCATTTTAAGTTTAAGAGTAAAAGTAACAAAATGTATTATAGCCTAAAAAAATCAAAAATAAAAGCTCCGCTAATGGGAACTTTTATCTTATATATTTTCTTTTGCTGTTTCTACTAATGATTTAAATCCTTCAGGATCATAAATTGCCATTTCAGAAAGCATTTTTCTATTTATATCTATATTAGATTTCTTTAATCCATTTATAAATTTACTGTAAGATAAACCATTCATTCTTGCAGCAGCATTTATTCTTGTAATCCAAAGTTTTCTAAAATCTCTCTTTCTTAATTTACGTCCGATATATGCTGATCTAAGAGCTCTCATAACTGCTTGATTTGCAGGTTTGAATAATCTGCTTTTTGCCCCATAATATCCTTTTGCAAGTTTTAATACTTTTTTATGTTTCTTTTTAGCATTCATTGCTTTTTTAACTCTTGCCATTCTAAAAACCTCCTTTTAACTATCCTCTTCTATTTGTATGGTAATAATTTTTCAATTCTTTTTTGATCACTATTATCCATTATTTTTTCTTTTCTTAATTGTCTTTTTCTTTTTGCAGATTTTTTACCTAAGATATGACTTGTATAGTTACTCCATCTTTTTATCTTACCTTTACCTGTTTTCTTAAATCTTTTAGCTGCTCCTCTATGAGTTTTCATTTTTGGCATACTATTTCCTCCTCTCGATTATGACTCTTTTGGAGATAAAAACATTACCATATTTCTACCTTCCATTTTAGCTTTTTTATCTATAACTCCTACCTCAGAAGTCAATTCAGCAAATTGTCCAAGTACTTCTCTTCCAATTTCTGTATGTCCAAGCTCTCTTCCTCTAAATCTAACTGTAACTTTTACTTTATCTCCGTTTTCAAGAAATTTAACCGCTTTACTACTTTTAACATTAAGGTCATGTTCTTCTATTCTTGGTGTAAGTCTTATTTCTTTTATGTTAATAGTTTTCTGATTTTTCTTAGCTTCTTTTTCTTTTTTAGCTTGTTCATATTTGTACTTACCGTAGTCCATTACTCTACAAACTGGCGGCTTAGCATTTGGAGCTACTTTTACAAGATCTAGCTTCCTGTCATAAGCAATAGCTTGAGCTTTTTTAACAGGAACAACTCCTACTTGATCACCATTGGAATCAATAAGTCTTACTTCTCTGTCTCTAATTTGCTCGTTAATTTGAAGTTCTTTAATATCAAGGCACCTCCTATTTAATTTAAACACATAAAAAAAGCGAGTTCTTTGAACTCCGCTTTCTCATAAATAGAAAAAAACATAAATATCCCTAAATGTTTTTTGTTCTATTAACCTAATAAGCTTAAAGCCATAAGGTGAGAAGCGGAAACTTCTGCTTTGTTTTCTATTACATTATATGTGATTAATTTTAAAATGTCAAGAGATTTATAAAAATATACTTCTATATAATACCATTATCTATAGTTAATTATTTCTAATATTACAATACTAATTGGTTAAACTATTATTACAAAATTATATAAAGGCGGAGATAACTTGAAAAATAAATTATTTAAAATATGTTTAGTCTCTTTAATAATAATTTCTTTCATCTTATTATATGATACACTTTCTAGATCGATAAATATTTCAAACCTTAAAATAGGTGAAAGAATTTTCATATGGCTCGTAACTGGTTCTATGTTTTTCTATTATAAAAAATCAAATGGGGATAGACAATTAGTTATGGCTTCTATAAACTCTGATAAAAAATCAGATGATAATTTTTCTAAGAAAAATAGACCAAATGTTTCTTTTAAAGATGTTGCAGGTTTAGAAGAAGTAAAAGAAGAAATGCAAGAGATTATTGATTTTATAAACGATTCGGAAAAATTTCATAAAATGGGAGCTAAAATCCCAAATGGAATCTTGTTTCATGGACCTCCAGGAACTGGAAAAACTCTTCTTGCTAAAGCAGTTGCCGGCGAAACAAATTCAACTTTTTTATACTCAAGTGGTTCAGAATTTGTTGAAAAATACGTAGGGGTAGGAGCAAAAAGAATAAGGGGACTTTTTGAAAAAGCTAGAAAAGATTCTCCTGCAATAATATTCATAGATGAAATTGATGCTATAGGATGTAAAAGGAATATGGATAGTAATAATGAAAAAGACCAAACTCTAAACCAGCTGTTAGTGGAAATGGACGGATTTAGTGATAAATCTACAGTCATAATAATAGGAGCAACAAATAGACTAGATTTATTAGATGAAGCACTACTTAGACCCGGTAGATTTGATAGACATATATATATAGGAAATCCAAATTTGAAAGCAAGAGAAGATATTTTTAATGTTCATATTAAAAATAAACCAATTGATAAGTCTGTAAATATTGGCGATTTATCAAGAAAAACTCATGGATTTACAGGTGCTCAACTTGCGAGTATTGCTAATGAAGCTGCTATAATTGCAGTGAGAAACAAAAAGAAAAAAATAGATAATATCGATTTTAATGCAGCAATAGAAAGAGTAGTAGCTGGACTGGAAGTAAAGCATCCTACTGTCTTAAAAAAGGAAAAAAATATAGTAGCACATCATGAAGCTGGCCATGCAATTGTAGGAAAGCTATTAAATTCAGATATGATACAAAAAATTTCTATAGTTCCTAGAGGAGAAGCCCTAGGTTATGTTTTAAATTTTCCAGATGAAGAAAGATATTTACTTACTCAACAAGAGTTATATAATAAAATAATAGTATTATTAGCAGGAAGAGCCGCAGAAAAAATTTGTTTCGATGAAGTAACTACAGGTGCTCAAAACGACTTAAAAAAAGCTACTAAATTAGCTAATAATATGGTGTGTAATTATGGAATGAGTTCCTTAGGTAATATATCAATTGATGAAACTCACATAAGATACTCTATTGATACTATTAATACTGAGGTTAAAACAATAATGGAAGATTGTTATTCTAAAGCACTAGATATAATAAGAAACAATGAACATATTTTAAAAGAAGTTGCAAATTATCTTTTAGAAAAAGAAACTATGGATAAAGAACAATTAGATATACTTTTAAATAAAAAAGATAATTTAAGTAAAACAGCTAATTAAAGACACCCTAAGGTGCCTTTAATTAGCTTTATTTTTCTTCTATTTCTTTTGTAATCATATCTATAAACTCTTCCACTTTTATAGCTCCAGTATCTCCTTTTTCTCTTGAACGAACTGAAACTTTACCTTCATTTTCTTCCTTTTCACCTATAACAAGCATATAAGGAATTTGTTGTAACTGTGATTCTCTTATCTTATACCCTATCTTTTCTGATCTATCATCTAATTCTACTTTTATACCTTTTCTTCTAAGTTCCTTCATAATCTCACTACCATAATCATTAAATTTATCAGATATAGGAAGTATAGTTGCTTGAACTGGAGCTAACCATGTAGGGAATTTACCAGCAAAATGTTCTATTAGTATTCCAATAAATCTCTCAATACTCCCTAAAGCTGCAGTATGAATAATTATTGGTCTATGCTTATCTCCATCATCACCTATATATGTTAAATCAAACCTCTGAGGCATTTGAAAATCTAATTGTATAGTTCCACATTGCCAAGTTCTTCCTATGGCATCTTCTAAGTGAAAATCTATTTTAGGTCCATAAAAAGCTCCATCACCTTCATTTAAAATATAATCCACTTCAAGTTCTTCTAATGCATCTCTTAATGCAGTCTCAGCCATATTCCAATCTTCTTCAGTTCCCATTGATTTTTCAGGTCTAGTAGACAATTCAATATTATATTTAAAACCAAAAGTAGTATAAATCTTGTCAATTTTTCTTACCACACCTTTGATTTCATCCTTTATTTGTGATGGTAACATAAATATATGTGCATCATCTTGAGTAAAGGCACGAACTCTCATAAGCCCATGTAATGCTCCTGATAATTCATGTCTATGAACCTTCCCAACTTCTGCAACTCTCATTGGAAGATCTCTATAGGAATGCATCTCATTTTTATATACTAAAAATCCTCCTGGACAATTCATAGGTTTAATAGCAAAATCCTCTTCATCAATTTTTACTGCATACATATTTTCTCTGTAATGATGCCAATGACCTGAAGTTTCCCAAAGCTTTCTACTTAATATTATAGGTGTCTCTACTTCTACGTATCCTTCTTCCTTATGAAGAGTTCTCCAAAATTCTAATAATGTATTCTTAAGTTCTGTTCCTTTTGGTAAGAAAAATGGAAATCCAGGACCTTCTTCTAATATAGTAAATAGACCTAACTCTTTTCCTAATTTTCTATGGTCTCTTTTTTTAGCTTCTTCCATACGTTCAATATATGCATCTAAATCTTTTTTCTTTTCAAAAGAAGTTCCATATATTCTTTGAAGCATTTTATTTTTTTCATCGCCTCTCCAATATGCACCAGCTATATTTAGTAATTTAAAAGCTTTAACTTTTTTTGTACTTGGTAAATGTGGTCCTCTACATAAATCTACAAAGTCTCCTTGTTTATAAAAAGATATTTCTTCACCTTCTGCTAAATCTTCAACTAACTCTATTTTATAATCTTCACCTTGTTCCCTTAGAAATTCAATAGCTTCTTCTCTTGGTAAAACAAACTTTTCCATAGGTAAATCTTGTTTTACTATTTTTTTCATTTCTTTCTCTATTTTTTCTAAATCTTCAGGAGTGAATTTATGATCAGTATCAAAATCATAATAAAAACCATCTTTTATTGCAGGTCCAATTGCTAGCTTAGTGTCAGGGTATAATTTTTTAACTGCATTTGCTAATATATGAGCACTAGTATGTCTAAATACCTCCTCTCCACCCTCATCATTAAATTTTAATAATACTAAATCAGCATCTCTATTTATTTCTTCATTAAGACCAACTAATTTTCCATTCACCTTTGCGCCAGTTATAACTCTTGCAAGTCCCTCACTAATATCTTTTGCAACTTGCAAAGGAGTTACTTTTTCTTCATATTCTTTTATAGAATTATCTGGTAAACTAATTTTTATATTTGCCATATCTATTCCTCCTTATAACTTTATTTTAAAAAATAAAAAACCTCACTCCTAGAATACTCTAGGGGCGAGGTATATTCGCGGTTCCACCCTTGTTTTTACTTTAAAATCTTAACGTGATTAACGGAAATCTTTAGCCTAATGGTTCAGATTCAACTCCAGGTTAGTTTTCAATTGAACATATTTAGAAATACTTACAGCTATTGTATCTCCTCTCTTTAAACTGTTTTCAATTTACTCGACCCTTCAAAGTTATTATGAATATATTTATAATATTATACAACTTTATATGTTATTTGTCAATATATTTTCCACTTTAAAAAACAAAAAATACTAATATTCCTTGTATAGCTCCTATTAATAACCCTAATATTCCTCCTAATATTTCTATATGCTTTAATTCTTTTTTTGCAATTGATATAATTATTTCTTCAACCTTTTGTATTTCATAATTATTTATTTTATCTTCTACAATTTCTGATATTCTTACGTTTTCAATTGTTTTATCAACCATTTCATCAATTAATTCCTTTATTGTTTTATCTCCTTCTTTTGCAATAAAATCATTCACATAGCTTAATATCATCTTTTTCACTGTAGAAGGAATAATGGAAGGCATTTTT comes from the Senegalia massiliensis genome and includes:
- a CDS encoding ATP-dependent metallopeptidase FtsH/Yme1/Tma family protein, producing the protein MFFYYKKSNGDRQLVMASINSDKKSDDNFSKKNRPNVSFKDVAGLEEVKEEMQEIIDFINDSEKFHKMGAKIPNGILFHGPPGTGKTLLAKAVAGETNSTFLYSSGSEFVEKYVGVGAKRIRGLFEKARKDSPAIIFIDEIDAIGCKRNMDSNNEKDQTLNQLLVEMDGFSDKSTVIIIGATNRLDLLDEALLRPGRFDRHIYIGNPNLKAREDIFNVHIKNKPIDKSVNIGDLSRKTHGFTGAQLASIANEAAIIAVRNKKKKIDNIDFNAAIERVVAGLEVKHPTVLKKEKNIVAHHEAGHAIVGKLLNSDMIQKISIVPRGEALGYVLNFPDEERYLLTQQELYNKIIVLLAGRAAEKICFDEVTTGAQNDLKKATKLANNMVCNYGMSSLGNISIDETHIRYSIDTINTEVKTIMEDCYSKALDIIRNNEHILKEVANYLLEKETMDKEQLDILLNKKDNLSKTAN
- the rplT gene encoding 50S ribosomal protein L20, with protein sequence MARVKKAMNAKKKHKKVLKLAKGYYGAKSRLFKPANQAVMRALRSAYIGRKLRKRDFRKLWITRINAAARMNGLSYSKFINGLKKSNIDINRKMLSEMAIYDPEGFKSLVETAKENI
- a CDS encoding potassium channel family protein gives rise to the protein MKQFVVIGCGSFGTSVAVTLYNLGYDVLAIDKNEEKVQEISDKVTYAVQADAIDENSLKSLGVRNFDVAVVTIGSDLQASIMATLMAKELGIKFVIAKAQNALHAKVLEKTGADKVVFPERDMGSRVARSLVSSNILDHIEFAPDYSIVEVTALKDWEEKTLNQLKLPSKYGINVIAIRHGEEINITPYADDKIDKGDVLIVIGHNKDLKTLEK
- the rpmI gene encoding 50S ribosomal protein L35 yields the protein MPKMKTHRGAAKRFKKTGKGKIKRWSNYTSHILGKKSAKRKRQLRKEKIMDNSDQKRIEKLLPYK
- a CDS encoding TrkH family potassium uptake protein, which codes for MIKIELKNRVNELKSNPAQVLVLGFAALIFIGATLLNLPMASASGKSIGFIDAFFTATSAVSVTGLVVVNTAAHWSLFGKVVILLLIQIGGLGFMTMATLVPLLIGKKITLKDRLIMQEELNQFSLSGVVKLTRYIIISTFVIEGIGTVLLSFKFIPEYGIGKGLWYSVFHAISAYCNAGFDIIGNSLESYVTSPIINGTISLLVILGGIGYSVYLDMSSTRQFRKLLLHTKVVLAMTLALLLIGFVIFLAVEYNNPETIGNLSFGSKVMASFFHSVLPRTAGFNSVSMAGVTNATAFMIIILMFIGGSPGSTAGGIKTTTIGVVILAIISVVRGDSDVKIFARRIPVEIIFRALAVLGIGLLIVIVVTMILSLTETNLERYSFLDITFETVSAFGTVGLSRGLTPYLSDIGRVIIAITMFIGRLGPLTMAFAFAKRRKEKKGLYRYPKERITVG
- the infC gene encoding translation initiation factor IF-3, yielding MFKLNRRCLDIKELQINEQIRDREVRLIDSNGDQVGVVPVKKAQAIAYDRKLDLVKVAPNAKPPVCRVMDYGKYKYEQAKKEKEAKKNQKTINIKEIRLTPRIEEHDLNVKSSKAVKFLENGDKVKVTVRFRGRELGHTEIGREVLGQFAELTSEVGVIDKKAKMEGRNMVMFLSPKES